From one Sardina pilchardus chromosome 6, fSarPil1.1, whole genome shotgun sequence genomic stretch:
- the rbm42 gene encoding RNA-binding protein 42, with the protein MALKSGEERLKEMEAEMALFEQEVLGGPVAVTTGGPTVVEVPVALAVPTMPMIRPIIGTNTYQRVQQSLDARAATLVGPPPTFVGPVPPVRPPPMMRPAFVPHILQRPGHRMPMMRGPPPQGMMAPPLPRPPPPPPMMLAPPMAGPPQHSMGPMGPMRPPMEPMNSMNSMNSMNSMNSMPPGRPGLLPQQVGGMAPMVSPPPRPVAQPPPKATPSVIQAAPTVYSAPPTSKRQDLRAQRQARMEELAASVAEQQAAAVAAGLLEAKKEAAAAAAAAAAAAAAATDDSVIGPSMPEPEPAQTEPADGNAEEKKKGKQEKVKKCIRTAAGTSWEDQSLLEWESDDFRIFCGDLGNEVNDDILARAFSRYPSFLKAKVVRDKRTGKTKGYGFVSFKDPNDYVRAMREMNGKYVGSRPIKLRKSMWKDRNMEVVRKKQKEKKKLGLR; encoded by the exons ATGGCGCTGAAGTCGGGGGAAGAGCGCCTGAAGGAGATGGAGGCGGAAATGGCGCT GTTCGAGCAGGAGGTCCTGGGAGGCCCAGTTGCTGTGACTACTGGAGGTCCCACAGTGGTTGAGGTGCCTGTCGCCCTTGCTGTACCAACTATGCCAATGATCAGGCCCATCATTGGTACCAACACATACCAACGG GTACAGCAGAGCTTGGATGCACGGGCGGCCACTTTAGTTGGACCTCCCCCTACCTTTGTTGGTCCAG TGCCTCCAGTCAGACCTCCCCCTATGATGAGGCCTGCTTTTGTACCACATATCCTGCAGAGACCAG GTCACAGAATGCCCATGATGCGTGGGCCCCCACCTCAGGGCATGATGGCCCCGCCGCTGCCccggccccctccccctccccccatgatGCTGGCCCCTCCCATGGCCGGCCCTCCTCAGCACTCCATGGGCCCTATGGGGCCAATGAGGCCCCCAATGGAACCCATGAACTCCATGAACTCCATGAACTCCATGAACTCCATGAACTCCATGCCTCCT gGAAGACCTGGTCTTCTTCCTCAGCAGGTCGGGGGAATGGCGCCCATGGTGTCTCCACCTCCCCGGCCAGTGGCCCAGCCGCCACCCAAGGCGACCCCCAGTGTGATCCAGGCTGCGCCCACGGTCTATTCCGCACCTCCCACATCTAAGCGGCAGGACCTCCGAGCGCAACGGCAGGCACGCATG gaggAGCTGGCTGCATCGGTAGCGGAGCAGCAGGCGGCGGCAGTGGCTGCGGGGCTGCTGGAAGCTAAGAAGGAGGCAGCCGCGGCGGCAGCCgcggcagctgcagcagcggcagccGCCACAGACGACAGTGTGATCGGCCCGAGCATGCCAGAGCCAGAACCGGCCCAGACAGAG CCAGCAGATGGAAatgcagaggagaagaagaaaggaaaacaaGAGAAGGTGAAGAAATGTATTCGAACAGCTGCTGGCACCTCCTGGGAAGACCAGAGTCTACTAGAATGGGAATCAG ATGACTTCCGGATTTTCTGTGGTGACCTCGGTAACGAGGTGAACGATGACATCCTGGCACGAGCCTTCAGCCGCTACCCGTCCTTCCTGAAGGCAAAAGTGGTGCGGGACAAGCGCACAGGCAAAACAAAGGGCTACGGCTTTGTCAGCTTCAAGGACCCCAACGACTATGTGCGCGCCATGAGGGAGATGAATG GAAAGTACGTGGGTAGCAGACCGATCAAGCTTCGTAAGAGCAtgtggaaagacagaaacatggAAGTGGTGCGGAAAAaacagaaggagaagaaaaaactTGGACTCAGATGA